Proteins encoded in a region of the Streptomyces sp. PCS3-D2 genome:
- a CDS encoding IucA/IucC family protein, which translates to MPEPYQSTPMQSGPHPQDPAPAASVPAAVGEPDHPQPLPDRARTASSLPGGGADAPAQPSPVVDPAPAADAEAVRDPALPQLPATPAARPPATSAQAAPADTGPRISTGNAPTPDAVPGRAEPHISSVEPSPAHRSATGAHAGGSTAGYALAREAAPGGPPPEPGAADAGAATTVPRQKDGTPRARTGRPGFVRPEPTAGPDPLDHPEPALAAEAAAVENLLRCWIRESGLRRPDAPAGSPLRIPLPASGTAVLVAVRHWSHTGWHRFGPARLEGTPITAPCLDAVTLAALIAREGAVDGRGSADLVGRVADSVRRTAEFIADRRERPTAPAPAGADRFLTAEQSLLLGHPLQPDPKSREGLSENEAPRYSPELHGSFPLHWFAVEHSALATESAWTERGRPVSAPQLIGRLAPGLSLPDGTTPLPLHPWQARDLLQRPSVTALRDAGLLHDLGPQGEAWYPTSSVRTVHRPGAPAMLKLSLGLRITNSRRENLRKELHRGVEVHRLLRTGLAEQWQAAHPGFDIVRDPAWVAVDAPDGTPVPGLDALLRHNPFRPGDDAACVAALTSPRPRPGRTTMRSRLAEIVSGLASATGHTTTAVAAEWFLRYLDHVVLPVLAFDALAGIALEAHQQNTLVLLDPAGWPTGGRYRDNQGYYFRESRRTELEQRLPGIGTRSDTFVPDPVTDERFAYYLGINNVLGLIGAFGSQRLADERVLLAAFRRFLAKAAGLGPLPTRLLDSPTLRCKANLLTRLGGLDELVGPVDTQSVYVTITNPLHP; encoded by the coding sequence ATGCCAGAGCCGTACCAGTCCACCCCGATGCAGTCCGGCCCCCATCCGCAAGACCCGGCTCCCGCCGCCTCCGTGCCCGCCGCCGTGGGCGAGCCGGACCACCCGCAGCCGCTGCCCGACCGAGCCCGCACGGCGTCGTCGCTCCCCGGAGGCGGAGCCGACGCCCCGGCACAGCCCTCGCCGGTGGTCGACCCCGCGCCCGCGGCGGACGCCGAAGCCGTACGGGACCCCGCGCTGCCGCAGCTGCCCGCCACGCCGGCCGCGCGTCCACCGGCCACCAGCGCGCAGGCCGCGCCCGCCGACACCGGGCCCCGCATCAGCACCGGGAACGCCCCAACTCCCGACGCGGTGCCGGGCAGGGCCGAACCGCACATCTCCTCGGTCGAGCCGTCCCCCGCACACCGCTCCGCCACCGGGGCCCACGCCGGCGGGAGCACGGCCGGGTACGCCCTGGCGCGGGAGGCCGCTCCGGGCGGGCCGCCCCCGGAGCCGGGCGCAGCCGACGCCGGGGCGGCGACCACGGTGCCCCGGCAGAAGGACGGCACGCCCCGCGCCCGCACCGGCCGGCCGGGCTTCGTCCGGCCGGAGCCCACCGCCGGACCCGACCCCCTGGACCACCCCGAACCGGCCCTCGCCGCCGAGGCCGCGGCGGTGGAGAACCTGCTCCGCTGCTGGATCCGAGAGTCCGGCCTGCGCCGCCCTGACGCACCCGCCGGGAGCCCCCTGCGCATCCCCCTTCCCGCATCCGGCACCGCCGTGCTGGTCGCTGTCCGCCACTGGTCCCACACCGGCTGGCACCGCTTCGGCCCGGCCCGTCTCGAAGGCACACCCATCACCGCGCCGTGCCTGGACGCCGTCACCCTGGCCGCGCTCATCGCCCGCGAGGGTGCGGTCGACGGCCGAGGCAGCGCCGACCTCGTCGGCCGGGTCGCCGACTCGGTGCGCCGTACCGCCGAGTTCATCGCCGACCGGCGAGAACGCCCCACCGCCCCGGCCCCCGCCGGCGCGGACCGCTTCCTCACCGCCGAACAGTCACTCCTCCTTGGCCACCCCCTCCAGCCCGACCCCAAGAGCCGCGAAGGACTCTCCGAGAACGAGGCTCCCCGCTACTCACCCGAACTCCACGGCTCCTTCCCCCTGCACTGGTTCGCGGTCGAGCACTCCGCCCTCGCCACCGAATCAGCCTGGACCGAGCGCGGCCGCCCCGTCTCCGCTCCGCAGCTCATCGGCCGGCTCGCCCCCGGACTGTCGCTGCCCGACGGCACCACCCCCCTTCCCCTGCACCCCTGGCAGGCCCGCGACCTCCTCCAACGCCCATCCGTCACCGCCCTGCGTGACGCCGGACTCCTGCACGACCTGGGTCCCCAGGGGGAGGCCTGGTACCCGACCTCCTCCGTCCGCACCGTCCACCGGCCCGGCGCCCCCGCGATGCTCAAGCTCTCCCTGGGCCTGCGCATCACCAACTCCCGCCGCGAGAACCTCCGCAAGGAACTCCACCGGGGCGTCGAGGTACACCGGCTGCTCCGCACCGGCCTCGCCGAGCAGTGGCAGGCCGCCCACCCGGGCTTCGACATCGTCCGCGACCCGGCCTGGGTGGCCGTGGACGCCCCGGACGGCACCCCCGTCCCCGGTCTCGACGCCTTGCTGCGCCACAACCCCTTCCGCCCGGGCGACGACGCCGCCTGCGTCGCCGCACTCACCTCTCCCCGACCGCGGCCCGGCCGGACCACCATGCGCTCCCGGCTCGCCGAGATCGTCTCCGGTCTCGCCTCCGCCACCGGACACACCACCACGGCCGTCGCCGCCGAGTGGTTCCTGCGCTACCTCGACCACGTGGTCCTGCCGGTCCTCGCCTTCGACGCCCTCGCCGGCATCGCCCTCGAAGCGCACCAGCAGAACACCCTGGTCCTTCTCGACCCGGCAGGATGGCCGACCGGTGGCCGCTACCGGGACAACCAGGGCTACTACTTCCGCGAGTCCCGCCGGACCGAACTGGAGCAACGGCTCCCCGGAATCGGCACCCGCAGCGACACCTTTGTCCCGGACCCCGTCACCGACGAACGCTTCGCCTACTACCTCGGCATCAACAACGTGCTGGGCCTGATCGGCGCCTTCGGCTCCCAGCGCCTCGCCGACGAACGCGTCCTCCTCGCCGCCTTCCGCCGTTTCCTCGCCAAGGCCGCGGGCCTCGGCCCGCTCCCCACCCGGCTGCTCGACTCGCCCACCCTGCGCTGCAAGGCGAACCTGCTCACCCGCCTGGGTGGCCTCGACGAGCTCGTCGGCCCCGTCGACACCCAGTCCGTCTACGTCACCATCACCAACCCCCTTCACCCTTGA
- a CDS encoding diaminobutyrate--2-oxoglutarate transaminase family protein codes for MPPQGSRAAGQDGILRRQAQRESAARTYARSLPIVPVRARGLTIEGADGRRYLDCLSGAGTLALGHNHPVVLEAVRAVLDSGAPLHVLDLATPVKDAFTTELFANLPPELAADARIQFCGPAGTDAVEAALKLVRTATGRSGLLAFTGAYHGMTAGALDASGGASEPRVTRLPYPQDFRCPFGVGGAEGAELAARWTENLLDDPKGGVPLPAGLIVEPVQGEGGVNPAPDGWLRRMREITASRGIPLIADEVQTGVGRTGAFWGVDHAGVVPDVMVLSKAIGGSLPLAVIVYRSGLDIWTPGAHAGTFRGNQLAMAAGTATLAFVRENRLAERAAALGDRMLAALRGLASGHPCIGDVRGRGLMIGLELVDPDTGAAAPALAAAVRQECLERGLIVELGGRHGAVVRLLPPLTLTDEQAAAVLDRLADAIPAAARRPR; via the coding sequence GTGCCGCCGCAGGGCAGCCGCGCAGCAGGTCAGGACGGCATTCTGCGCAGGCAGGCGCAGCGCGAGTCAGCCGCCCGGACCTACGCCCGGTCTCTGCCGATCGTCCCGGTGCGGGCCCGCGGTCTGACCATCGAGGGCGCCGACGGCCGCCGCTACCTGGACTGCCTCTCCGGTGCCGGCACCCTTGCGCTCGGACACAACCACCCGGTGGTGCTCGAAGCGGTCCGCGCAGTCCTCGACTCGGGCGCGCCACTTCACGTGCTGGACCTCGCGACACCGGTCAAGGACGCCTTCACCACGGAGCTGTTCGCCAACCTGCCGCCCGAACTGGCGGCCGACGCACGCATCCAGTTCTGCGGGCCCGCCGGTACGGACGCGGTGGAAGCCGCCCTCAAACTGGTGCGCACCGCGACCGGGCGCTCCGGACTCCTCGCCTTCACCGGTGCCTACCACGGCATGACCGCCGGCGCCCTGGACGCCTCGGGAGGCGCTTCCGAGCCCCGGGTGACCAGGCTTCCCTACCCGCAGGACTTCCGCTGCCCGTTCGGCGTCGGAGGCGCCGAGGGAGCCGAACTGGCCGCGCGCTGGACGGAGAACCTGCTCGACGACCCCAAGGGCGGCGTCCCGCTGCCCGCGGGCCTGATCGTCGAACCCGTGCAGGGCGAGGGTGGAGTCAACCCGGCCCCGGACGGCTGGCTGCGCCGCATGCGCGAGATCACCGCATCGCGGGGGATCCCCCTCATCGCCGACGAGGTCCAGACCGGCGTCGGCCGCACCGGCGCCTTCTGGGGCGTGGACCACGCAGGGGTGGTGCCCGACGTGATGGTCCTGTCCAAGGCGATCGGTGGCAGCCTGCCCCTCGCGGTGATCGTGTACCGATCAGGCCTGGACATCTGGACCCCGGGTGCCCACGCCGGCACCTTCCGCGGCAACCAGCTCGCCATGGCCGCCGGTACGGCCACGCTCGCCTTCGTCCGCGAGAACCGGCTCGCCGAACGCGCCGCCGCTCTCGGCGACCGGATGCTGGCGGCCCTGCGCGGTCTGGCCTCCGGGCACCCCTGCATCGGGGACGTCCGGGGCCGGGGCCTCATGATCGGCCTCGAACTGGTCGACCCCGACACCGGAGCCGCCGCACCGGCCCTCGCAGCGGCCGTCCGCCAGGAGTGCCTGGAACGCGGTCTGATCGTCGAACTCGGAGGCCGCCACGGGGCCGTGGTCCGGCTGCTCCCGCCGCTGACCCTGACCGACGAGCAGGCCGCGGCGGTCCTCGATCGCCTCGCCGACGCCATCCCGGCCGCCGCCCGCCGGCCCCGCTGA
- a CDS encoding serine protease gives MRPNRPVTATLCAAALVLTAAACGPGDGEAGGDAKPTVAASLPAADGIKIPDQLKEKLRERGIDVEKWKGGEWKNWKKDDWLREAGDYINPIIEDLWDPDRMRDAEQPQRPSVDPDAGKDQGVTDPTPAPVAAKPASAPYHASVPESGKVFFDGPEGSMVCSATVVKDPAHPGKSNLVWTAGHCVHAGKAGGWYRNIAFVPSYNNAGKPSAQLKGAPREQVAPYGVWWSDWAQTSDQWIATGGPTGGAGAPYDFAVLHVTPEKGSGKSLEETVGSALPVEFAAPAVPKVVGITATGYPAAAPFDGQKAFQCTDRPGRLTLKANEPVMYRIGCTMTGGASGGGWVAAGADGRPALVSNTSIGPAKAGWLAGPRLGPEAKGIFDAVSRKFK, from the coding sequence ATGCGACCGAACCGACCGGTCACCGCGACACTGTGCGCGGCCGCCCTCGTGCTGACCGCCGCAGCCTGCGGTCCCGGCGACGGGGAGGCCGGCGGCGACGCCAAGCCGACCGTGGCGGCGAGCCTTCCGGCCGCGGACGGGATCAAGATCCCGGACCAGCTCAAGGAGAAGCTCAGGGAGCGCGGCATCGACGTGGAGAAGTGGAAGGGGGGTGAGTGGAAGAACTGGAAGAAGGACGACTGGCTTCGCGAGGCGGGCGACTACATCAACCCGATCATCGAGGACCTCTGGGACCCGGACCGGATGCGCGACGCCGAGCAGCCGCAGCGTCCGTCCGTCGACCCGGACGCGGGCAAGGACCAGGGCGTCACCGACCCGACCCCGGCGCCGGTGGCGGCCAAGCCGGCCAGCGCGCCCTACCACGCCAGCGTTCCGGAGTCCGGCAAGGTCTTCTTCGACGGACCCGAGGGCTCGATGGTGTGCTCGGCGACCGTGGTCAAGGATCCGGCGCACCCCGGCAAGTCGAACCTGGTCTGGACGGCGGGCCACTGCGTGCACGCGGGCAAGGCGGGCGGCTGGTACCGCAACATCGCGTTCGTCCCGTCCTACAACAACGCGGGCAAGCCGTCGGCGCAGCTCAAGGGCGCGCCGCGTGAGCAGGTGGCCCCGTACGGCGTGTGGTGGAGCGACTGGGCCCAGACCTCCGACCAGTGGATCGCCACGGGCGGCCCGACCGGCGGCGCGGGGGCTCCGTACGACTTCGCCGTACTGCACGTGACGCCCGAGAAGGGAAGCGGCAAGTCCCTGGAGGAGACTGTCGGTTCGGCGCTCCCGGTCGAGTTCGCCGCGCCCGCCGTGCCGAAGGTCGTGGGCATCACGGCGACGGGTTACCCGGCGGCGGCCCCGTTCGACGGCCAGAAGGCCTTCCAGTGCACGGACAGGCCAGGCCGGCTGACCCTGAAGGCGAACGAGCCGGTGATGTACCGCATCGGCTGCACGATGACCGGCGGCGCCTCCGGCGGCGGTTGGGTCGCGGCGGGCGCGGACGGGCGGCCGGCGCTGGTGTCGAACACCTCGATCGGCCCGGCCAAGGCGGGCTGGCTGGCCGGACCGCGGCTCGGCCCGGAGGCGAAGGGCATCTTCGACGCGGTGAGCCGCAAGTTCAAGTAG